In Amycolatopsis coloradensis, one genomic interval encodes:
- a CDS encoding alpha/beta fold hydrolase, whose amino-acid sequence MPYLAELSDLVRLHARVQGLPGAVCREILERIDHTDGDGPGSWCWEWALAADRMAETGRHLESCKLNNLARFPYPSNPAQERAAHRCVAEFDQWRSSRGGIDRLELELSGHRVPVWATGLDPDAPRPLLLLIGGIVSVKEQWAPSLPTARKLGMAAVAAEMPGVGENPLTYDHDSWQMLSGLLDRINEIAPVREVYAVAMSFSGHLALRCAAHDPRLSGLVTVGPPVSAFFQDRTWWAGVPETTKRTLAHLLGVPEGDVPERLGTFALRPDELTRVTAPVHSVVSLRDEIIPSADTRFLERHLAKFKSIRFDDVHGSPGHVLRTRLWIAHSLLRFRTARYTASLFKGFNG is encoded by the coding sequence ATGCCGTACCTCGCCGAACTGAGCGATCTCGTCCGGTTGCACGCGCGAGTGCAAGGGCTTCCCGGCGCAGTGTGCAGGGAAATACTCGAACGCATCGACCACACCGACGGTGACGGGCCGGGATCCTGGTGCTGGGAATGGGCGCTCGCCGCCGACCGGATGGCCGAAACAGGACGTCACCTCGAGTCCTGCAAGCTGAACAACCTGGCGCGTTTTCCCTATCCGTCGAACCCGGCGCAGGAGCGCGCCGCACACCGGTGCGTGGCCGAGTTCGATCAATGGCGGTCGAGCCGGGGAGGGATCGATCGGCTCGAACTGGAACTGTCCGGGCACCGCGTGCCGGTGTGGGCCACCGGCCTCGACCCCGATGCGCCCCGCCCGCTGCTGCTGCTCATCGGCGGGATCGTGAGCGTCAAGGAGCAATGGGCTCCCTCACTTCCGACGGCAAGGAAGCTCGGCATGGCCGCCGTCGCCGCGGAAATGCCCGGCGTGGGGGAAAACCCGTTGACCTACGATCATGACAGCTGGCAGATGCTTTCCGGCCTGCTCGACAGGATCAACGAGATCGCCCCGGTGCGCGAGGTCTACGCGGTCGCCATGAGCTTCAGCGGGCACCTCGCGTTGCGCTGCGCCGCACACGATCCGCGGCTGAGCGGTCTGGTGACCGTCGGCCCGCCGGTGTCGGCCTTCTTCCAGGACCGCACCTGGTGGGCAGGGGTGCCCGAAACCACGAAGCGAACGCTTGCTCATCTCCTCGGGGTCCCGGAAGGCGACGTCCCGGAACGTCTCGGCACCTTTGCCCTGCGGCCCGACGAGCTCACCCGGGTAACGGCTCCCGTCCATTCCGTGGTGAGCCTCCGCGACGAAATCATCCCCTCCGCGGACACTCGCTTCCTCGAGCGGCACCTCGCGAAGTTCAAGTCGATTCGGTTCGACGACGTCCATGGCTCACCCGGTCACGTGCTGCGGACCAGGCTGTGGATCGCGCACTCCCTCCTTCGCTTTCGTACGGCCCGTTATACGGCCTCGTTATTCAAGGGGTTCAATGGATAA